One window of the Magnolia sinica isolate HGM2019 chromosome 19, MsV1, whole genome shotgun sequence genome contains the following:
- the LOC131234816 gene encoding uncharacterized protein LOC131234816 → MAKKHLQELLNEEQEPFVLTNYINERCSQLRKSPPKTQLHLKRRKPISQNPISPCNFRKNACFFPSRAIKNSPLFDFQSTPTNPFLKAAQKSKTPKNLSFGLLGSILKIISPRKKPQKRKICVEEIRVSVRDILRWDSFDGLQTFSEEKSGEALEMGENRISEVGFSCSCESSGWSEDFEGKSMDLEIWSNESRSSCCRALDLEETEGGSGHCEKAFCSSPLRFQGLEMVSDSGHKTPEFSSPAMTPSRRKTEIPGSTLFPCTGGNESASSSHKELEEEEKEQFSPVSVLDAPFDDDDEDSPEEAEGDEDDENFEHTFAAVQRAKNQLLNKIQRFERLVDLDPVELEKRIAEAELEEAEAEAEEKCTEEESVINETVEELVRLVLSRSDGYLQPKRIPADMKRLVLDLAEEERGDDDMMDVEVVTKKVAERIELWKDVEPHTIDMMVGLDFRREDNEWRRNIGESREVAVQIEFAIFGLLVHELTVDLARSNHH, encoded by the exons aTGGCGAAGAAGCACCTCCAAGAGCTCTTGAATGAAGAGCAAGAGCCCTTCGTTCTCACCAACTACATCAATGAAAGATGCTCACAGCTTCGAAAATCTCCTCCCAAAACCCAACTCCACCTCAAACGACGAAAACCCATCTCCCAAAATCCCATTTCGCCCTGCAATTTCCGCAAAAACGCCTGCTTTTTCCCCTCCCGCGCCATAAAAAACTCACCTCTTTTCGATTTCCAATCCACCCCAACAAACCCATTTCTCAAAGCTGCTCAAAAGTCCAAAACCCCTAAAAACCTCAGCTTTGGGCTCTTGGGTTCGATCCTGAAGATAATCTCTCCGAGAAAGAAGCCTCAGAAGCGTAAAATCTGCGTAGAGGAGATTCGAGTCTCAGTCAGAGATATCTTGAGATGGGATTCGTTCGATGGATTGCAAACATTTTCAGAGGAGAAGAGCGGAGAAGCTCTGGAAATGGGAGAAAATAGGATTTCCGAGGTGGGTTTTTCGTGTTCTTGCGAGAGCAGCGGATGGTCTGAAGATTTCGAAGGGAAATCGATGGATTTGGAGATCTGGAGCAATGAAAGCAGAAGCAGCTGTTGCAGGGCGCTGGATTTGGAAGAGACCGAGGGAGGTAGCGGGCATTGCGAAAAAGCCTTTTGCTCGAGCCCATTGAGATTCCAAGGGCTGGAGATGGTGTCAGATTCCGGCCACAAGACGCCGGAATTCTCCTCGCCGGCAATGACACCCAGTCGCCGGAAAACAGAG ATCCCAGGGAGCACGTTGTTTCCATGCACAGGTGGCAATGAAAGTGCTAGCAGCTCCCATAAGGAGcttgaggaagaagagaaagaacagTTCAGTCCTGTTTCGGTGTTGGATGCTCCTTTCGACGACGACGATGAAGACAGTCCTGAGGAAGCAGAAGGAGACGAGGATGATGAAAACTTTGAACACACATTTGCAGCGGTGCAGA GAGCAAAAAACCAGCTATTGAACAAAATTCAAAGATTTGAAAGGCTAGTGGATTTAGATCCCGTTGAATTAGAAAAGAGAATTGCAGAAGCAGAATTAGAAGAAGCAGAAGCAGAAGCAGAAGAAAAATGCACCGAAGAGGAATCAGTAATAAATGAGACTGTGGAGGAATTGGTTAGACTTGTTCTTAGCAGATCAGACGGCTATCTTCAGCCAAAGAGAATCCCAGCTGACATGAAGAGATTGGTATTGGACCTCGctgaagaagagagaggagatgaTGATATGATGGATGTGGAAGTAGTCACGAAGAAGGTTGCTGAGAGAATCGAATTGTGGAAAGATGTTGAGCCTCACACTATCGATATGATGGTTGGTTTGGATTTTAGAAGGGAAGACAATGAGTGGCGGAGAAACATTGGGGAGTCACGGGAAGTGGCGGTCCAGATCGAGTTCGCCATCTTTGGGTTGTTGGTCCATGAGTTAACGGTCGATCTCGCTCGATCGAATCACCACTAg